From Nocardia sp. NBC_00416:
GCTCGATGTTCACCACCATCCGGTCGGCGCAGGACAAGCAGCGTTTGGCGGCCCGGATCCGGGCGCTGCTCGACGAGGCGACCATCGAGCCGGAACTGTCGCCGCCCCCTGCCCACACGGTGGTGGCGGATGCCAGCGCCGATGAGCTCTTCGCGTTGCTCGATCGAGAGCTGATGGATTGACGTCCGCCCCGGCCTGAGGGCCGGGGGCGGGCCCACACAGCTCAGTGGCCGCGATATCCCGGTCGGCGAAGTCGCCGACCGGGATATCGCCGCGGCGGATCGCTCAGATCGCGACCGCCGCGTTCAGAGTTCGGCTGCCAGTTGGGTGCCTTGTTCGATCGCCCGTTTGGCGTCCAGCTCCTTGGCTTCGTCGGCGCCGCCGATGACATGGCACCGCATCCCACGGTCGCTGAGCGGATCCACCAGTTCGCGTACTGATTCCTGACCGGCGCAGATCACGACAGTGTCGACCTCGAGCACGCGCCGGCCTTCGTGATCGGGCCCGAAACTGATGTGCAGGCCCCGGTCGTCGATCAGCTCGTAGTTCACCCCGGCGATCTGCTCGACCCCCCTGGCCTCGAGTGCGGTGCGGTGGATCCAGCCCGTGGTCTTGCCCAGCGTGGTTCCGAACGGACCGGGTTTGCGTTTCAGCAGCGTCACGTCGCGAACCGCCGGCGACCAGGTGCGTGTGGTCAGCTGGCCCGGCGCCTGCTCGTCGTGGGTGACCCCCCACTCCCGCTGCCATTCGGCCAGGTCGAGCGCGCTGCTGCCCGCCACGGTGAGGAGTTCGCCGACGTCGAATCCGATTCCGCCCGCGCCGATCACGGCCACCCGTCGCCCGGCGGTGCGTTCGCCGCGGATCAGCTCCGGGTAGGAGAGCACCATCGGGTGGTCGATACCGGCGATATCGGGGACGCGGGGGCGTACCCCGGTGGCCACCACCACCTCGTCCCAGTCGCCTTCGGCGAGTTGTCCGGCCGTGACCTCGGTGTTCAATCGCAACGACACACCGAGGACTTCCAGTTTGCGCCGGAAGTACCGGATCGACTCGTCGAACTCCTCTTTGCCGGGAATACGCCGGGCCAGGTCGAACTGACCGCCGATTCGGTCCGCCGCCTCGAACAGCTCCACCCGGTGCCCTCGTTCGGCCGCGCCGATCGCGGCCGACAACCCGGCCGGTCCGGCCCCGATCACCGCGACCTTCTTGGCCTGCCGGGTGGGCAGCAGCTGGAGGAGGGTCTCCCGGCCGGCGCGCGGATTCAGCAGGCACGACACCAGCTCTCCGGTGAAAGTGTGGTCCAGGCAGGCCTGGTTGCAGGCGATGCAGGTGTTGATCTCGTCGACCCGGGATTCGGCCGCTTTTCGCACCCACTCCGGGTCGGCGAGCATCGGGCGCGCCAGCGCGACGAGATCGGCGTCACCACGCTCGAGGATCGCTTCGGCGACGTCGGGCATATTGATCCGATTCGCCGCGCACACCGGAATACTCACCTGTTGTTTGATCTTCGCGGTGTATCCGACGAAAGCTGCCCGCGGCACGGAAGTGGCGATCGTGGGTACCCGGGATTCGTGCCAGCCGATATCGGTGTTGATGATATCCACTCCCGCCGCTTCCAGCTCGCGAGCCAGGGCGATGATCTCCTCGAAGGTCTGTCCGTCCTCCATGAAGTCGGCCAGCGACATGCGGAACATGATCAGGAATTCGTCACCCAGCGCGGCGCGGGTCCGGGCGACGATCTCCACCGGGAATCGGCGGCGATCGGCCGGCGTGCTGCCCCAGCGGTCAGTGCGTTTGTTGGTCAGGGGGGCGAGGAATTGATTGATGAGGAATCCCTCGCCGCCGATCAGCTCGATACCGTCGTACCCGGCCGATTTCGCCAGCCGGGCGCAGTGCACATGGGCATCGATGGTCGATTCGACCTCGGCGTCGGATAATTCCCGCGGTTCGAAGGCGCTGAACGGCGAGGCGACCACCGACGGTGCGACATTGTTCGGGGTGTTCGAATCACGTCCCGTGTGCAGGATCTGCATCGCGATCTTCGCGCCCGCCTCGTGGACGGCGCCGGTGATGACGCGATGCCGCACGGCATCGGCCTCGGTGAGCATCGAGCACGAGAACGGTGAGATCAGCGCTTCCCGATTGGGTGCGTACCCACCGGTGACGATGAGACCTACGCCGCCGCGTGCGCGTTCGGCGAAGAAGGCGGCCAGCCGGTCGGTATGCCAGGGCCGGTCTTCGAGGCCGGTGTGCATCGAACCCATCACCACGCGATTGCGCAGTGTGATATGCCGCAGCTGGAGCGGCGACAGCAAATGCGGGAACGTGGAGCTCATGAAGTGAACCTACTGACCGGTCTTTTATGCCGCAACGGATGGCCGACGGTTTCCGTGCCGATACCGACCGCACGGCCCGCCCCGTCGGTGGCGAAGAATCCCACGACGCGCGTCGACATGGCCGGCGGTCGGGGAGTCCGTGGCCGGACCGGAACACGATGAGGAGTGAGACATCCATCCCGTTGTGCAAAGCGGCACTGCATGCCCTGCGCTGAGGGAGTCAGCTCACTGCTGACGCTGTGACCTGGAGTGGGTCGTCCCGGTGGCACAACGAGTGCGTGGCTCCACCGACGCAGCCGGTCCGTTCGACTTTCCCGTTGTGCGAAGTGGCATTTTATGTCCTCCGCGGCAGGCCAATAGCGTCGGATCCATGGAGTGGAATTTTCGATCGGCCGAAGAACTCGCAGCTGCCTTGCGTGCCGGTGCGGTGACCTCGGTGGAACTGACCGACGAGGCGATCGCCCGTATCGAGCGGGACGACGAGGCGATCAACGCGATCTGTGTGCCGGACTTCGACAATGCGCGGGCCGCCGCGCGCGCTGCCGACCAGGCGCGCGCCCGCGGCGAGGACCGGCCGCTGCTCGGCATCCCGGTGACGGTCAAGGAGTCCTACGATATCGCCGGGCTGCCCACGACCTGGGGCATACCGCAGCACGCGGACTACGTGCCGGCCGAGGACGCGGTACAGGTGTCGCGGTTGAAGGCCGCCGGCGCGGTGCTGCTCGGGAAGACCAATGTGCCGTTGATGCTGCGAGATATCCAGAGCTTCAACGAGATCTACGGCACCACCAACAATCCGTGGGATCACACCCGCACGTCGGGTGGGTCGTCCGGCGGTTCGGCGGCGGCCCTGGCGTCCGGATTCGGCGCGCTGTCCATCGGCTCCGACCTCGCCGGTTCGCTGCGCACGCCCGCGCATTTCTGCGGTGTCTACGCGCACAAGCCGACACTCGGGCTGGCGCCGACCCGCGGCATGGTCGCGCCGCCCGCGCCGGCCTTTCCGGT
This genomic window contains:
- a CDS encoding NADPH-dependent 2,4-dienoyl-CoA reductase is translated as MSSTFPHLLSPLQLRHITLRNRVVMGSMHTGLEDRPWHTDRLAAFFAERARGGVGLIVTGGYAPNREALISPFSCSMLTEADAVRHRVITGAVHEAGAKIAMQILHTGRDSNTPNNVAPSVVASPFSAFEPRELSDAEVESTIDAHVHCARLAKSAGYDGIELIGGEGFLINQFLAPLTNKRTDRWGSTPADRRRFPVEIVARTRAALGDEFLIMFRMSLADFMEDGQTFEEIIALARELEAAGVDIINTDIGWHESRVPTIATSVPRAAFVGYTAKIKQQVSIPVCAANRINMPDVAEAILERGDADLVALARPMLADPEWVRKAAESRVDEINTCIACNQACLDHTFTGELVSCLLNPRAGRETLLQLLPTRQAKKVAVIGAGPAGLSAAIGAAERGHRVELFEAADRIGGQFDLARRIPGKEEFDESIRYFRRKLEVLGVSLRLNTEVTAGQLAEGDWDEVVVATGVRPRVPDIAGIDHPMVLSYPELIRGERTAGRRVAVIGAGGIGFDVGELLTVAGSSALDLAEWQREWGVTHDEQAPGQLTTRTWSPAVRDVTLLKRKPGPFGTTLGKTTGWIHRTALEARGVEQIAGVNYELIDDRGLHISFGPDHEGRRVLEVDTVVICAGQESVRELVDPLSDRGMRCHVIGGADEAKELDAKRAIEQGTQLAAEL